One window of Neptuniibacter halophilus genomic DNA carries:
- a CDS encoding bacteriohemerythrin, with translation METVKWTHDLSVGDEAIDDDHKDLFQLVEELDHANMSHDYINLILDRLKRYTKEHFSREEEYMLACGYPGLAEHQQRHAEFNEWLETIRSTYARFPQSPFIIGDSVNSYLNRWWRQHILSEDMKYRDFILAQKKA, from the coding sequence ATGGAAACGGTAAAGTGGACCCATGATCTCAGCGTCGGCGATGAAGCGATTGATGATGATCATAAGGATCTGTTCCAGTTAGTTGAGGAGCTGGATCATGCCAACATGAGCCATGACTATATCAACCTGATTCTGGATCGGCTGAAACGCTACACCAAAGAGCATTTCAGCCGGGAAGAGGAGTATATGCTGGCCTGTGGTTATCCCGGGCTGGCCGAGCACCAGCAGCGCCATGCGGAGTTTAACGAATGGCTGGAAACTATTCGTTCAACCTACGCCCGGTTTCCGCAAAGCCCCTTTATTATCGGGGATTCGGTGAACAGCTATCTGAACCGCTGGTGGCGCCAGCATATTCTCAGCGAGGATATGAAATACCGCGACTTTATACTGGCGCAGAAAAAGGCTTAG
- a CDS encoding TRAP transporter substrate-binding protein produces the protein MKKPMLKSALALTAAMMVQAPAQAAEYTLRLAHFFPPVAGQHKVIAEGWAEKIEKDSNGRIEVEVYPSSTLAKPPAQYDAVKNRIADVTLTVQGYTANRFPLTQVVELPGIVKTAAQGSCVLQSLYDEGLISDEYKETKPLFMFTHGQGHIHTTEKQITVPEDFEGLRIRRPTAVVAKLLEGLGAQPVGMPAPQAYQSVQRGVIDGVSLPWEGQLVFRINDLTSHHTEVGGLYALSFVVTMNKDVYNSMPADLQKVIDDNSGSEWSQISAKVFDDQDVKGRAQAVEAGHEIYTVEGGGENPAWKPVLEKATEEYLTELEGKGLPARKVYARAQELAASCN, from the coding sequence ATGAAAAAGCCAATGCTGAAATCCGCTCTGGCGCTGACGGCCGCCATGATGGTTCAGGCACCTGCTCAGGCTGCCGAGTACACCCTGCGACTGGCGCACTTTTTCCCACCTGTGGCGGGTCAGCATAAAGTGATTGCTGAGGGTTGGGCTGAAAAAATTGAAAAGGATTCCAATGGGCGTATCGAGGTTGAGGTGTATCCCTCTTCCACGCTGGCTAAACCGCCGGCGCAGTACGACGCAGTCAAAAACCGCATCGCCGATGTGACGCTGACCGTTCAGGGTTACACCGCCAACCGTTTCCCGCTGACTCAGGTCGTTGAACTGCCGGGTATTGTAAAAACGGCGGCGCAGGGCTCCTGTGTTTTGCAGAGCCTGTATGACGAAGGCCTGATCAGCGATGAGTATAAAGAGACTAAACCGCTGTTCATGTTCACCCACGGTCAGGGTCATATCCATACCACTGAGAAGCAGATTACAGTCCCTGAAGACTTTGAGGGCCTGCGCATCCGTCGCCCGACGGCGGTGGTGGCAAAACTGCTCGAAGGTCTGGGTGCTCAGCCGGTTGGTATGCCAGCACCACAGGCCTATCAGTCCGTACAGCGTGGCGTGATTGATGGTGTATCCCTGCCATGGGAAGGTCAGTTAGTGTTCCGTATTAACGATCTGACTTCACATCACACGGAGGTAGGCGGTCTGTATGCACTCTCCTTTGTGGTAACCATGAATAAAGATGTATACAACAGCATGCCTGCTGACCTGCAGAAAGTGATCGATGATAACTCCGGTAGTGAGTGGTCTCAGATCTCTGCAAAAGTGTTTGATGATCAGGACGTGAAAGGTCGTGCTCAGGCGGTTGAAGCCGGTCACGAGATCTACACCGTTGAGGGTGGCGGTGAAAACCCTGCCTGGAAACCGGTGCTTGAGAAGGCTACCGAAGAATACCTGACAGAACTGGAAGGCAAAGGTCTGCCAGCCCGTAAAGTTTACGCCCGCGCCCAGGAACTGGCTGCGAGTTGTAACTAA
- a CDS encoding FMN-dependent NADH-azoreductase has protein sequence MTKEIAMKTLLRIDSSVRRTDNPVAGHNSISKQMGDRFIQQWMNSDQPGRLLQRDLGLNPPGFISQDWIASVFTPPAQRSAAQQALLEESDRYIEELDQADLILLTAPMYNYGMPAVLKAWFDQVVRINKTFSFDLARGDFPLEPIMSGKTLVLISSSGEFGFEPGGIREEMNHLGTHIQVLGKYLGVEQFYEVRVEYQEFGDQRHQDSLRRAQKDIDELVAGLTR, from the coding sequence ATGACTAAGGAGATAGCGATGAAAACCCTGTTAAGAATTGATTCAAGCGTGCGCCGTACTGATAACCCCGTGGCTGGACATAATTCAATCTCTAAGCAAATGGGTGACAGATTCATCCAGCAATGGATGAATTCAGATCAGCCCGGGCGACTGCTGCAACGGGATCTAGGCCTCAACCCGCCGGGGTTTATCAGTCAGGACTGGATCGCCTCGGTATTTACCCCGCCGGCGCAACGCAGCGCTGCGCAACAGGCCCTGCTCGAAGAGTCCGATCGGTACATAGAAGAGCTGGATCAGGCCGACCTGATTCTGCTCACCGCACCGATGTATAACTACGGCATGCCCGCTGTGCTCAAAGCCTGGTTTGATCAGGTGGTACGCATCAACAAAACATTCTCATTTGATCTGGCCCGTGGTGACTTTCCGCTGGAACCCATTATGTCTGGCAAAACGCTGGTGCTGATCAGTTCCAGCGGCGAGTTTGGCTTTGAGCCCGGCGGTATCCGCGAAGAGATGAACCATCTCGGCACGCATATTCAGGTGCTGGGCAAGTACCTGGGAGTAGAACAGTTTTATGAAGTACGGGTGGAATATCAGGAGTTCGGCGATCAGCGCCATCAGGACTCTCTGCGCCGGGCGCAGAAAGATATTGATGAGCTGGTCGCCGGGTTAACCCGCTAA
- a CDS encoding TRAP transporter small permease — protein sequence MKAFSQLFDRLTYTMHVISGVILVSMMFITLADVVTRTLFKMTDGSLDLTFIGGVELIKYGLLIMVLFALPFSVGRSQVIVDLFTEALPSRGKAILEGLFMLGFVALGAGMSYRFWHAVGQAQMSGETTQDLLIPLYYFYAISSFATAMLALAALLISLRCLFFWRGDKVA from the coding sequence ATGAAGGCGTTCAGCCAGCTGTTTGATCGTTTGACCTACACCATGCATGTGATCAGCGGCGTAATCCTTGTTTCTATGATGTTTATCACTCTTGCCGATGTGGTGACCCGAACGCTGTTCAAAATGACAGATGGTTCGCTGGATCTGACCTTTATCGGTGGGGTGGAGCTGATCAAATATGGTCTTCTGATCATGGTGCTGTTTGCACTGCCGTTCTCGGTAGGGCGCTCACAGGTGATTGTTGATCTGTTTACTGAAGCGCTGCCATCGCGGGGTAAAGCGATCCTCGAAGGGTTGTTTATGCTCGGATTTGTCGCGCTGGGTGCCGGAATGAGCTATCGCTTCTGGCATGCGGTCGGACAGGCACAGATGAGCGGTGAAACCACTCAGGATCTGTTGATTCCGCTGTACTACTTCTACGCGATCAGTTCTTTTGCCACCGCCATGCTGGCGCTGGCGGCGCTGCTGATCTCTCTGCGTTGTCTGTTTTTCTGGAGAGGGGATAAAGTCGCATGA